The Paenibacillus sp. 37 sequence GCATGGAGACCAACACTTGGTTCGTCCAAAACATATAAAATCCCTGTCATTTGATTGCGAATCGTACGAGCTAGTTGAATTCTCTGCAATTCTCCTGTTGAGAGGCCATTCCCTGCTCTATCTAAAGTTAAATAATCCAGACCTAGCGCGACAATTGGATCTATTAGTTCTTTCAACTCTTTTGAAAGTTGTCCAGCCATATTTTTCATCTCGGCAGGTACCCAGCTAACTAATTTATCTGAAAACTCTTCTAGCTGTAATAAATCATATTGGCTGACTTCTGCAATGTTTTTGCCCATAATAAGCGTCGAGAATAGTTCGGGATTATAGCGAGTTCCATGACATCTGGAACAACACCCTACATCATAAAACCGATTTAATCGCTCGATGGTATTATCATTTTTGGCAGTATTAAAGCTGTTTTCTACTGCTACAAAAGCATTTTCGTACTTGGCATTAAGTTCAAAAGATTTCCCAGTTGAAGTTGGAACCACAATGACTCGCTTTACTTCTGGTCCATGAAGTACAATTTCTTTTTCTTTATCCGTTAGTTCTTTAAAGGGAAGATCTAAGCGAACACCTTGCTGTTCCGCTAGTAAATGCATATGCGTTCTGCCCGGTAATCGCCAGGATGCCACGGCACCTTCTTTAATAGTTAAATCAGGATTTGGAATAATCTTCTTCAACTGAATTTCTCTTGCTTCTCCCGTTCCTTGACAAGTTGAACAAGCTCCATCTGAATTGAATGCAAAGCTTTCTGCACCATAGACCATGAAAGGGACTTGGCACGTAGGACAGTTAATAATCCCCATTCTTTCGTCTGTACCCATGAAATCCATGACTTCTGCTACTCGAAGTGTCGGCTCTAGACGATGCCCATTTGGACAAACATGAGAACCTAAACGTGAAAAAATCAACCGTAAAATGTTCAAGGTTTCGGTTAGAGTTCCCACTGTTGAGCGAATCCCGGGTGTGTCTGGTCGTTGGCGTAAGGCAATCGTTGAAGGGAGATTTTTAATTGCTTTCACATCTGAACGTCCCACCTGCTTAATACGGCGCCGTGTGTACGTGGCCAAGGCATTTAAGTATCGTCTTGTTCCTTCAGCATAGATCGTGTCCATCGCTAAAGACGATTTGCCTGAACCTGATACTCCAGTAATTGCAACTAAACGATTCAAAGGAATATCAATATTAATATTTTTCAAGTTATTCGCATTTGCTCCCTGTACATTGATATGCGTTGGAATATAGTTCATTTCATCCTGCATTGTTATAACCTCCTATCAGCTCTTTTTTTGTAAATTATTTTGTATCACATTAAATTCGTTGTTTAATTGGATTAAATTAGCTCAGAGATAATGTGTAGGACTTTGTAATTTGCATATTCATTTAACAGTTCCAAAAAGTTATTCAACTCATCATTAGAAGGAAATCCACCTTGGATCATATAATTCATTTGTCCAGAAATTCTATAATGGTGGAGAATAAATTGTTGTTTGGATTGAATAAACTCTAAATATCTTTTATGACTAAGATGCGTCATTTCAGTCTCGATAAACACCTGATGAGTATACCCAAGCTTAGACGGATCAACTTCAATTGTATATTTTTTTATAACGTTTTTATCCTCCATTTGTTTAATTCTTGCAGAAACCGATGGGGGTGTCATATGAACCAATTGGGCTAACTTATTTTCACGAATTCTGGAATTTTTTTTCAGCTGTTTTAATATCTCAATATCCGTATTATCCATTAAGTTATACACTCCTTATTATTTAAAAGAAAAGATGGGATATACCAAATTTTTTAAATTACTATATACAAATTTACAAGTACAGTATACACATACCACGTTAGCAGATGGTAAACTATAATTTTTATTAAAGGAGAATATGACATGGACAAACCACAATTTAATCACGTTGCGTGGTTCGAAATTGGAGCAAACCAACCCAAAGAGGTAAAAGATTTTTACAGCTAGATGTTTGGTTGGAAGTTTAAAGCAACAATGATCTGCCTGGTGTGAATTATGATGCAGTGCTTCAAGGAAATGGAGAAATGCCAACAGGCGGTATTCTGCACACTGCAAACAAGCTTGAAGAATACTCAACATTTTATGTGATAGTAGAGGTTCAAGAATTTTTGATAAGTATGGGCTTCTTCATCAGCCTTAGCAAGCGTATAAGTTGCCTTTCTATAAATTAATTGCATCAGTTTGAGCATAGCACTCATTACAAGCGCACTCACCGAGACGCCAAACTCTTACTTTATCGATTCATCGACAAGGTCAAAGTATAGGGGGCTTCAAAGCCGACATCGACTGGCTGTTGACGTTGTCCTTCAGTGGAAGAATGAATTATGATTTGATGCATAGTACGTGAAAGGGTTAAATTCGTCCCATAATTGTAAAGCATCGGTTGCAGAAATCAGGACCGGATTTTCTCCACCTGAGGGATCCGTTTCAAGCTGAAAAGGAATTATCCCGCCATCGTACAGCTTCTGGCCGACAGAAACCTGAACCTGGATGGATACCGTCCTAATCAGGGATGGCCCCAAGGAGAACGTTCCAGTTCGTTCTGGGTTTGATCCGTTGCCATATGCGAATTGCGGATGCTTCTCCAGCCCATAACTCCGGAGCTGTTATCCTCGATAACAGAGAGAATATGCAGCCCCGGCTCAAGGTAACCGCTCACATCATACAGCTCTGCGGTGTCGATAAC is a genomic window containing:
- a CDS encoding excinuclease ABC subunit UvrA produces the protein MQDEMNYIPTHINVQGANANNLKNINIDIPLNRLVAITGVSGSGKSSLAMDTIYAEGTRRYLNALATYTRRRIKQVGRSDVKAIKNLPSTIALRQRPDTPGIRSTVGTLTETLNILRLIFSRLGSHVCPNGHRLEPTLRVAEVMDFMGTDERMGIINCPTCQVPFMVYGAESFAFNSDGACSTCQGTGEAREIQLKKIIPNPDLTIKEGAVASWRLPGRTHMHLLAEQQGVRLDLPFKELTDKEKEIVLHGPEVKRVIVVPTSTGKSFELNAKYENAFVAVENSFNTAKNDNTIERLNRFYDVGCCSRCHGTRYNPELFSTLIMGKNIAEVSQYDLLQLEEFSDKLVSWVPAEMKNMAGQLSKELKELIDPIVALGLDYLTLDRAGNGLSTGELQRIQLARTIRNQMTGILYVLDEPSVGLHAENVKALIQIIRQIIKQGNSVLVVDHDVAILEAADYLIEIGPLSGEDGGEVIGAGTPGELSTNDQSVIAAYLNKSAEVVVRNIQDANQLDKIIVTVQGKNNIHEVRAEFVLNGLNVVTGISGSGKTTLVLDSLVPAMKARLAKEKLPDHVALTGEGKIKQVVEIDSNPIGKNIRSTVATYSKIMDKLRKLFETEADQTHAFKATDFSYNNNSGACTYCEGTGSVNLDIQYLPDIVEVCPQCQGKRYRDEILDVTLQGKNIAEVLELTVAEAQSFFKNQSSISKTLKVLNELGLGYLHLGESTPALSGGEAQRLKLTYYLEKKQANYLFIFDEPSIGLHPRDVATLVGVLDKLVQSKATVIVIEHDLDVIANADYIVDMGPNGGRYGGQLMANGSVEQICRTKSSVTGKYIKNYLT
- a CDS encoding Lrp/AsnC family transcriptional regulator produces the protein MDNTDIEILKQLKKNSRIRENKLAQLVHMTPPSVSARIKQMEDKNVIKKYTIEVDPSKLGYTHQVFIETEMTHLSHKRYLEFIQSKQQFILHHYRISGQMNYMIQGGFPSNDELNNFLELLNEYANYKVLHIISELI